One genomic segment of Thermus thermamylovorans includes these proteins:
- a CDS encoding DUF4258 domain-containing protein: MAGGEEPFDFSTSQIHAWEVERIRQAFRQGRYSIEKHAFRRMMERGIRPNEVRDVVMNGAAVSKDLPGNPRDRRPGINFERTLEDDRRVRVKVSWREGYFVVTTHEVSG, encoded by the coding sequence ATGGCGGGCGGTGAAGAGCCCTTCGACTTCTCCACTTCGCAGATCCACGCCTGGGAGGTGGAGCGCATCCGGCAAGCCTTTCGCCAAGGTAGGTATAGCATTGAAAAACATGCCTTTCGGCGCATGATGGAACGGGGCATCAGGCCAAATGAGGTGCGCGATGTGGTTATGAACGGAGCGGCTGTGAGCAAGGATCTGCCGGGTAATCCTCGGGATCGGAGACCGGGCATCAACTTCGAGCGCACCCTCGAGGATGACAGAAGGGTCCGGGTGAAAGTAAGCTGGAGGGAGGGGTACTTTGTCGTAACCACCCATGAGGTGTCGGGATGA
- a CDS encoding tetratricopeptide repeat protein: MKWILASLLLGASALAQGLVLPFEGPEGFRLAQAFAQGLSAPPPSAVALVFPDLPWRGSYDLAGGLYTRAGARLAQAATGAEWVLLGRQEAGGLRLILAREGKAQEGIFRTPELAWLWLQGQGLAPRFSPLPSPTLPEARLRALAQGEDPDPLHQSALDLREGRGAGLLEGILPQRLLLLWQGRLPPAYQAFRLLAEGRQGEALSLAEAMRQGNPLERTAAHLVLRILEDEGWKASARALAQAFPELSLAWEEVSFAAFAEGNGEEARDALLQALRLRPDYWLYWTNLGWAHYLTGDLPRALLASERAVRLGPNATAYYNLGLFRAIYGDYLGAKAAYDRALRLDEGDTFPEALEDLVPREEPLPLYFRAYLSERTGLPAEALYRAFLQAHPRHPAAFAARRALARLGEARGGLEVLKLSLIPGDRDARPFRAGEAVFPEVRLFGEPYLPRQELETLLYREGELLAHERKPLGFPPLTTALEETAPAVLLPEPGRYTLEVRYGEARASLPLEVGPESLARRLYALGLEARDLSGRPLLTPEEALGAEGEALLLQRTAEALRAAAPLATGSLFTAPLPRGPYAGRSVQELLREAIPATVRVFLEAVLEAPELLAESDVVNAFVNWLLQDEP, from the coding sequence GTGAAGTGGATTCTGGCTTCCCTCCTCCTTGGGGCCAGCGCCTTGGCCCAGGGCCTCGTCCTGCCCTTTGAGGGCCCCGAGGGCTTCCGCCTGGCCCAAGCCTTCGCCCAGGGGCTTTCAGCCCCGCCTCCCTCGGCGGTGGCCCTGGTCTTCCCCGACCTGCCCTGGCGGGGAAGCTACGACCTGGCGGGGGGGCTTTACACCCGGGCCGGGGCCCGCCTGGCCCAGGCGGCCACGGGGGCGGAATGGGTCCTCCTGGGCCGGCAGGAGGCAGGGGGCCTGAGGCTCATCCTGGCCCGGGAAGGGAAGGCCCAAGAGGGGATTTTCCGCACCCCGGAACTGGCCTGGCTCTGGCTCCAGGGGCAGGGCCTGGCCCCCAGGTTTAGTCCCCTCCCCTCCCCCACCCTCCCCGAGGCCCGCCTCCGGGCCCTAGCCCAGGGGGAGGACCCCGACCCCCTGCACCAGTCCGCCCTGGACCTGAGGGAGGGCAGAGGGGCCGGGCTTTTGGAGGGAATCCTGCCCCAAAGGCTCCTCCTCCTCTGGCAGGGGCGGCTTCCCCCCGCCTACCAGGCCTTCCGCCTCCTGGCCGAGGGGAGGCAGGGGGAGGCCCTGAGCCTGGCGGAGGCCATGCGCCAGGGAAACCCATTGGAGCGCACCGCCGCCCACCTGGTCCTCCGCATCCTCGAGGACGAGGGCTGGAAGGCCTCGGCCCGGGCCCTGGCACAGGCCTTCCCCGAGCTTTCCCTAGCTTGGGAAGAGGTCAGCTTCGCCGCCTTTGCGGAAGGGAACGGGGAGGAGGCCCGGGACGCCCTGCTCCAGGCCCTCAGGCTCCGGCCGGACTACTGGCTCTACTGGACCAACCTGGGCTGGGCCCACTACCTCACGGGAGACCTCCCCCGGGCCCTCCTGGCCTCGGAGCGGGCGGTGCGCCTTGGGCCCAACGCCACCGCCTACTACAACCTGGGGCTCTTCCGGGCCATCTACGGGGACTATCTGGGGGCCAAGGCCGCCTACGACCGGGCCCTCAGGCTGGACGAAGGGGACACCTTCCCCGAGGCACTGGAGGACCTGGTGCCCCGGGAAGAGCCCCTCCCCCTCTACTTCCGCGCCTACCTTTCCGAGCGGACCGGGCTCCCTGCCGAGGCCCTCTACCGGGCCTTCCTGCAGGCCCACCCCCGGCACCCCGCGGCCTTCGCCGCCAGGCGGGCCCTGGCCCGGCTGGGGGAGGCCCGGGGGGGCCTGGAGGTCCTCAAGCTCTCCCTCATCCCCGGGGACCGGGATGCCCGGCCCTTCCGCGCCGGGGAGGCGGTCTTCCCCGAGGTGCGCCTCTTTGGGGAGCCCTACCTGCCCCGGCAGGAGCTGGAGACCCTCCTTTACCGGGAGGGTGAGCTCCTGGCCCACGAGCGGAAACCCCTGGGGTTCCCGCCCCTCACCACCGCCCTGGAGGAGACCGCCCCCGCGGTCCTCCTGCCCGAGCCGGGGCGGTACACCCTGGAGGTCCGCTATGGGGAGGCCAGGGCCTCGCTGCCCTTGGAGGTGGGGCCGGAGAGCCTGGCCCGCAGGCTCTACGCCTTGGGCCTCGAGGCCCGGGACCTCTCGGGCCGGCCCCTCCTCACCCCTGAGGAGGCCCTGGGGGCAGAAGGGGAGGCACTCCTCCTGCAGAGAACGGCCGAGGCCCTGAGGGCCGCCGCCCCCCTGGCCACAGGCTCCCTCTTCACCGCCCCCCTTCCCCGCGGACCCTACGCGGGCCGAAGCGTGCAGGAACTGCTGCGGGAGGCCATCCCGGCAACGGTCCGCGTCTTCCTGGAGGCGGTCCTGGAGGCCCCTGAGCTGCTGGCGGAAAGCGATGTGGTGAACGCTTTCGTGAACTGGCTCCTGCAGGACGAACCTTGA
- a CDS encoding WecB/TagA/CpsF family glycosyltransferase, with translation MERLELLGLPLDPVGMAEALERIAGFLQADRTHQVVTLNPEIAVRAQEDGALKRAILEAELVTPDGVGILWAARRLLGVELKERVTGVDLTLALFGRFPGIRVYLLGGKPGVAERAALEARRLGAEVVGCHHGYFREEGPVVTDIQGKRPDLLLVGMGERQEVFIHRHKAHLGAKVAMGVGGTLDVLAGEAQRPPLWARRLGVEWLLRVGLDPKRWRRAPRLFRFAYTVLRKKG, from the coding sequence ATGGAGCGCCTAGAGCTTTTGGGCCTCCCCCTGGACCCCGTGGGGATGGCGGAAGCCCTGGAGCGCATCGCGGGCTTTCTCCAGGCGGACAGGACCCACCAGGTGGTGACCCTGAACCCGGAGATCGCCGTGCGGGCCCAGGAGGACGGGGCCTTGAAGCGGGCCATCCTCGAGGCCGAGCTCGTCACCCCGGACGGGGTGGGCATCCTCTGGGCTGCCAGGCGGCTTTTGGGGGTGGAGCTCAAGGAAAGGGTCACCGGGGTGGACCTCACCCTGGCCCTCTTCGGCCGCTTCCCCGGGATCCGGGTCTACCTCCTGGGGGGCAAGCCCGGGGTGGCGGAGCGGGCGGCCCTCGAGGCGAGGCGCCTGGGGGCGGAGGTGGTGGGCTGCCACCACGGCTACTTCCGGGAAGAGGGGCCGGTGGTGACAGACATCCAGGGGAAGCGCCCCGACCTCCTCCTGGTGGGCATGGGGGAAAGGCAGGAGGTCTTCATCCACCGCCACAAGGCCCACCTGGGGGCCAAGGTGGCCATGGGGGTGGGGGGCACCCTGGACGTGCTGGCGGGGGAGGCCCAAAGGCCCCCCCTCTGGGCCCGGCGCCTGGGGGTGGAGTGGCTCCTAAGGGTGGGCCTGGACCCCAAGCGCTGGCGGCGGGCTCCCCGGCTTTTCCGCTTCGCTTACACCGTCCTCAGGAAAAAGGGCTAG
- a CDS encoding 2-phosphosulfolactate phosphatase → MCRVDLCRTPAPNPLVLVEALPAGSVLSLLLAQGATEVWVAPGPKVARLLAEELKEEVLLLGEVEGFPPEGFHGRLSLVDLTGAEVRGKKAVLVAPILNASLLPEEEEVYLANFRNAKAALAALRSLPGPVLRPAGAPEPLLSAVVAAGFLAKRLFPETPPSLATALLKAFPDPQEALFQSPEGQALHRQGRTEELAWASLIGVDPVVPRLAGVRRFPKEAFGLTQDRYAQRFVAWSA, encoded by the coding sequence GTGTGCCGGGTTGACCTCTGCCGGACACCGGCCCCCAATCCCCTAGTCCTGGTGGAAGCCCTGCCCGCAGGGAGCGTCCTTAGCCTGCTCTTGGCCCAAGGGGCCACAGAGGTCTGGGTGGCTCCAGGGCCCAAGGTGGCCCGCCTCCTGGCGGAGGAGCTGAAGGAAGAGGTTCTGCTCTTGGGTGAGGTGGAAGGCTTTCCCCCCGAGGGCTTCCACGGCCGCCTCTCCCTGGTGGACCTGACGGGGGCCGAGGTCCGGGGGAAGAAGGCCGTCCTGGTGGCCCCTATCCTGAACGCGAGCCTCCTCCCCGAGGAAGAGGAGGTCTACTTGGCCAACTTCCGCAACGCCAAGGCCGCCTTGGCGGCCCTGCGCTCCCTGCCAGGGCCCGTCCTGCGCCCCGCCGGAGCCCCCGAGCCCCTGCTTTCGGCGGTGGTGGCGGCAGGCTTTCTGGCCAAGCGCCTCTTTCCGGAAACCCCCCCCAGCCTGGCCACCGCCCTCCTCAAGGCTTTCCCCGACCCCCAGGAAGCCCTCTTCCAAAGCCCAGAGGGCCAGGCCCTGCACCGCCAGGGGCGCACGGAGGAGCTGGCCTGGGCCAGCCTCATCGGGGTGGATCCCGTGGTGCCCCGGCTCGCCGGGGTGCGCCGCTTCCCCAAGGAGGCCTTCGGCCTCACCCAGGACCGCTACGCCCAGAGGTTCGTGGCATGGAGCGCCTAG
- a CDS encoding thiamine-phosphate kinase: protein MRLKDLGERALLARLSPMGYPEEAPLPPGDDAGGVWVGGEAWLLKTDGFLYREVALHGMGPFEVGFRGVAATASDLIAKMGRPLGFALGLFLPPDLEASFVLDLVEGAAEAARRLGAPLLGGDTNAGREVALTVSGFARTASPLPRRAFPGDLLYLAGDRWGRTGAAIRAHYQERDLGAYPKIREAAFYPLPRRELLSLEGLPRGSLDSSDGLAETLWQLAELGVRVDLEALPLYPDVLAFAGSEEAALDLVLYGGEEFEAVLVVPPGAEAQVLARAEAGGLPLFRAGRVGEGRGVFLRGEPLPRKGYDHFRP, encoded by the coding sequence ATGCGGCTCAAGGACCTGGGCGAGCGGGCCCTTTTGGCGAGGCTTTCCCCCATGGGCTACCCGGAGGAGGCCCCCCTGCCCCCAGGGGACGACGCCGGGGGGGTTTGGGTGGGGGGGGAGGCCTGGCTCCTGAAGACCGACGGCTTCCTCTACCGGGAAGTGGCCCTCCATGGCATGGGGCCCTTTGAGGTGGGCTTTAGGGGGGTGGCGGCCACGGCCTCGGACCTCATCGCCAAGATGGGGAGGCCCTTGGGGTTTGCCCTGGGGCTCTTTCTGCCCCCGGACCTCGAGGCGTCCTTTGTCCTGGACCTGGTGGAGGGTGCGGCGGAGGCGGCCAGGCGGCTGGGGGCCCCCCTCCTCGGCGGCGACACCAACGCCGGGCGCGAGGTGGCCCTCACCGTTTCTGGCTTTGCCAGAACCGCCAGCCCCCTGCCCCGAAGGGCCTTCCCCGGGGATCTCCTCTACCTGGCCGGGGACCGTTGGGGCAGGACGGGGGCGGCCATACGGGCCCACTACCAGGAAAGAGACCTGGGGGCCTACCCGAAGATCCGGGAGGCGGCCTTTTACCCCCTGCCCCGGCGGGAACTCCTAAGCCTCGAGGGACTTCCCCGGGGTAGCCTGGACTCCTCCGATGGCCTGGCGGAAACCCTCTGGCAGCTGGCGGAGCTGGGGGTGCGGGTGGACCTGGAAGCCCTTCCCCTCTACCCCGATGTCCTGGCCTTTGCGGGAAGCGAGGAGGCGGCTTTGGACCTCGTCCTCTACGGGGGGGAAGAGTTCGAGGCCGTGTTGGTGGTGCCCCCCGGGGCCGAGGCCCAGGTCCTGGCCCGGGCGGAGGCGGGGGGCCTACCCCTTTTCCGCGCGGGGCGGGTGGGGGAGGGAAGGGGGGTCTTCCTCCGGGGGGAACCCCTTCCCCGAAAGGGGTACGACCACTTCCGCCCCTAG
- a CDS encoding HEPN domain-containing protein gives MNRAKDWFLQAERDLEMAEIARGAGRHEWACFAAQQAAEKAVKALHLHLGQEAWGHLIARLLRELPLEVPPELVEKARYLDGLYIPTRYPDAFPEGPSAEHYGPLQSEEALRYAREILDFTRAQMA, from the coding sequence GTGAACCGGGCCAAGGACTGGTTCCTCCAGGCGGAAAGGGACCTGGAGATGGCCGAGATCGCCCGGGGAGCGGGAAGGCACGAGTGGGCCTGCTTCGCCGCCCAGCAGGCCGCGGAGAAAGCGGTCAAGGCCTTGCACCTCCACCTGGGCCAGGAGGCTTGGGGTCACCTCATCGCCCGGCTCCTCCGGGAGCTGCCCCTGGAAGTCCCCCCCGAACTGGTGGAAAAGGCAAGGTACCTGGATGGGCTCTACATTCCCACCCGCTACCCGGACGCCTTCCCCGAGGGCCCTTCCGCGGAGCACTACGGCCCCCTGCAGAGCGAGGAGGCCCTGCGCTATGCCCGTGAGATCCTTGACTTCACCCGTGCTCAGATGGCCTAG
- a CDS encoding pyridoxal phosphate-dependent aminotransferase codes for MRAFKAHLQGLSPYPYKKAEAPVKLDQNESPFDLPQPLKEEALRRMARLPWNRYPEIHAEGLRRRLAALTGWPEEGVVLAPGSNLLILALSLAAEEVLDLSPSFPHYAHAARMAGTPYRAVPLGEGFALPLEGLLEAFRGGILFLPNPHAPTGALFPEEALRALAERAKEVGGLLVVDEAYREFSGTDFSPLGRENPHVAFLRTFSKAFSLGGVRAGYLLAAPEVAGVVREVLPPFVLPAHTGAILEVVLENPGYAAEVAAYVRRERERVYGRLLAHPAWRPYPSHTNFLLVRTPDAEAAFRHLLAQGVLVRRQDRYPGLAGCLRVSVGLKEEMDAFLRAAFGVAYA; via the coding sequence ATGCGGGCCTTCAAGGCGCACCTCCAGGGCCTTTCCCCCTACCCCTACAAGAAGGCGGAGGCCCCGGTGAAGCTGGACCAGAACGAAAGCCCCTTTGACCTGCCCCAGCCCCTCAAGGAGGAGGCCCTGCGCCGCATGGCCCGGCTTCCCTGGAACCGCTACCCGGAGATCCACGCGGAGGGCTTGCGGAGGAGGCTTGCCGCCCTCACGGGCTGGCCGGAGGAGGGGGTGGTCCTGGCCCCGGGGTCCAACCTCCTCATCCTGGCCCTGAGCCTGGCGGCGGAGGAGGTCCTGGACCTAAGTCCCTCCTTCCCCCACTACGCCCACGCCGCCAGGATGGCGGGCACCCCCTACCGGGCGGTGCCCCTGGGGGAGGGGTTTGCCCTGCCCTTGGAGGGGCTCCTCGAGGCTTTCCGGGGCGGGATCCTCTTCCTGCCCAACCCCCACGCCCCCACGGGGGCCCTTTTCCCGGAGGAAGCCTTGCGGGCTCTGGCGGAGCGGGCTAAGGAGGTGGGGGGGTTGTTGGTGGTGGACGAGGCCTACCGGGAGTTTTCCGGCACCGACTTTAGCCCCCTGGGGCGGGAAAACCCCCACGTGGCCTTCCTGCGCACCTTCTCCAAGGCTTTCTCCTTGGGGGGTGTGAGGGCAGGGTACCTCCTGGCCGCCCCCGAGGTGGCGGGGGTGGTGCGGGAGGTGCTCCCCCCCTTTGTCCTCCCCGCCCACACCGGGGCCATCCTGGAGGTGGTGCTGGAAAACCCCGGCTACGCCGCGGAGGTGGCGGCCTACGTGCGGAGGGAGCGGGAAAGGGTCTACGGGAGGCTCCTCGCCCACCCCGCCTGGCGCCCCTACCCCAGCCACACCAACTTCCTCCTGGTGCGCACCCCGGACGCGGAGGCGGCCTTCCGCCACCTCCTGGCCCAGGGGGTTCTGGTGCGCCGCCAGGACCGCTACCCGGGGCTTGCGGGGTGCCTGCGGGTGAGCGTGGGCCTCAAGGAGGAGATGGACGCCTTTTTGCGGGCGGCCTTTGGGGTGGCCTATGCGTGA
- the hisB gene encoding imidazoleglycerol-phosphate dehydratase HisB: MREASVERATAETWVRVRLGLDGPVGGKVATGLPFLDHMLLQLQRHGRFLLEVEARGDLEVDPHHLVEDVGITLGQALKEALGEGVGLERYAEAYAPMDETLVLCVLDLSGRPHLEYRPEEWPVVGEAGGVNHYHLREFLRGLANHGRLTLHLRLLSGREAHHVLEASFKALARALHRATRVTGEGLPSTKGVL; this comes from the coding sequence ATGCGTGAGGCCTCTGTGGAAAGGGCCACGGCGGAGACCTGGGTCCGGGTGCGCCTGGGCCTGGATGGCCCCGTGGGGGGTAAGGTGGCCACGGGCCTGCCCTTCCTGGACCACATGCTCCTGCAGCTCCAGCGGCACGGCCGCTTTCTCCTGGAGGTGGAGGCCAGGGGGGACCTCGAGGTGGACCCCCACCACCTGGTGGAGGACGTGGGCATCACCCTGGGGCAGGCCCTGAAGGAGGCCCTGGGGGAGGGGGTGGGCCTGGAGCGCTACGCCGAGGCCTATGCCCCCATGGACGAGACCCTGGTGCTCTGCGTCTTGGACCTCTCGGGCAGGCCCCACCTGGAGTACCGCCCGGAGGAATGGCCCGTGGTGGGAGAGGCGGGGGGGGTGAACCACTACCACCTCCGGGAGTTCCTGCGGGGCCTCGCCAACCACGGCCGCCTCACCCTGCACCTGCGGCTCCTTTCCGGGCGGGAGGCCCACCACGTGCTGGAGGCCAGCTTTAAGGCCCTGGCCCGGGCCCTCCACCGGGCCACCCGGGTCACGGGGGAGGGGCTTCCCAGCACCAAGGGGGTGCTTTAG
- the hisH gene encoding imidazole glycerol phosphate synthase subunit HisH, which translates to MRTLLIDYGSGNLRSAAKALEAAGFAVSVSSDPRAHLEASLLVLPGQGHFGQVMGAFQGSGFVDRVLAHLERGLPFLGICVGMQVLYQESEEAPGVKGLGLVEGVVRRFTHGRVPQMGWNRVAFAGLFAELSGRHFYFANSYYGPLTSYSLGRGEYGGTPFTALLAKENLLAPQFHPEKSGKAGLAFLALAHRYFQVL; encoded by the coding sequence GTGAGGACCCTCCTCATCGACTACGGCTCGGGGAACCTCCGGAGCGCGGCCAAGGCCCTCGAGGCCGCGGGCTTTGCCGTGAGCGTTTCCTCAGACCCTCGGGCGCACCTCGAGGCCAGCCTCCTGGTCCTCCCCGGCCAGGGCCACTTCGGCCAGGTGATGGGGGCCTTTCAGGGAAGCGGCTTCGTGGACCGGGTCCTGGCCCACCTGGAAAGGGGGCTTCCCTTCCTCGGCATCTGCGTGGGGATGCAAGTCCTGTACCAGGAGAGCGAAGAGGCTCCCGGGGTTAAAGGGTTGGGTCTGGTGGAGGGGGTGGTGCGGCGCTTTACCCACGGCCGCGTGCCCCAGATGGGCTGGAACCGGGTGGCCTTTGCTGGCCTCTTCGCGGAGCTCTCGGGGCGGCACTTTTACTTCGCCAACTCCTACTATGGCCCCCTTACCTCGTACTCCCTTGGCCGGGGGGAGTACGGGGGCACCCCCTTTACCGCCCTCCTGGCCAAGGAAAACCTCCTGGCCCCCCAGTTTCACCCGGAAAAGAGCGGGAAGGCGGGCCTGGCCTTTTTAGCCCTGGCCCACCGCTACTTCCAAGTCCTCTAG
- a CDS encoding carbohydrate kinase family protein, with product MRFFVLGDVSVDLLFFVERIPEPGEEIPSRRALMKPGGAGATLAAQLASLGHRVYLAGRVGQDPFAELALARVREMGVDLRHLQEDPEHTTSSVLILLVPGGERAMVSAEGASRHLDPSLFKPRFLDQADAVVLSAYALVGGPSRSYAVEVLEAARKREMPVFADLGTGAVRAAGTELLRYLRGVTWLLMNQTELLALTEASSLSEGVGRLRKEGFHRLAIKVGAMGSIVVTPEGEELIEPFPVEDIVDSTGAGDAYTAVFAHAILSGKTPVEAGKLANLAGALAATGLGAQGRLIRLEDLEVAVGQG from the coding sequence ATGCGGTTTTTCGTGCTGGGGGACGTTTCCGTGGACCTTCTCTTCTTCGTGGAGCGAATACCGGAACCGGGGGAGGAGATCCCCTCCCGCCGGGCCCTGATGAAGCCCGGGGGAGCTGGGGCTACCCTGGCGGCGCAGCTGGCGAGCCTGGGCCACCGGGTCTACCTGGCCGGTCGGGTGGGGCAGGACCCCTTCGCCGAGCTGGCCCTGGCCCGGGTGCGGGAGATGGGGGTGGACCTCCGCCACCTGCAGGAAGATCCCGAGCACACCACCAGCTCGGTGCTGATCCTCCTGGTGCCCGGGGGGGAACGGGCCATGGTGAGCGCCGAGGGGGCAAGCCGCCACCTGGACCCTTCCCTCTTCAAGCCCCGCTTCCTGGACCAGGCGGACGCGGTGGTCCTCTCTGCCTACGCCCTGGTGGGGGGGCCCAGCCGCAGCTACGCGGTGGAGGTCCTGGAGGCCGCCCGGAAGCGGGAGATGCCCGTCTTCGCCGACCTGGGCACGGGGGCGGTACGGGCGGCGGGCACGGAGCTCTTAAGGTACCTGCGGGGCGTAACCTGGCTTCTCATGAACCAGACGGAGCTTCTGGCCCTGACGGAGGCCTCCTCCCTCTCCGAAGGGGTGGGCCGTCTCCGGAAAGAGGGCTTCCACCGCCTGGCCATCAAGGTGGGGGCCATGGGCTCCATCGTGGTCACCCCGGAAGGGGAGGAGCTCATCGAACCCTTCCCCGTGGAGGACATCGTGGACTCCACCGGAGCCGGGGACGCCTACACCGCCGTCTTTGCCCACGCCATCCTGAGCGGGAAAACCCCGGTGGAGGCGGGCAAGCTCGCCAACCTGGCAGGCGCCCTGGCGGCCACGGGCCTGGGGGCCCAGGGGAGGCTCATCCGCCTAGAGGACTTGGAAGTAGCGGTGGGCCAGGGCTAA
- a CDS encoding phenylacetate--CoA ligase family protein encodes MDRIARLREVIRAAKEHPVYREKFKGVDPEGVGLESLGELPLTTREEWVAYLKENPRPPTGASLMHLTPSPLLGWMPEYLSQDDLRYQAEALAEHYRRLGLTGKKVLVAFSYHVFAGGWLFHQALWRAGNLVFPHGPGEAARIAEIGQAYGFDVLVTNPSFALKVGQAGGRFPLLLAGGEPFTSVPGFREKVEAVLGCTALDAYGTSELGIVAGERLEKDGLWEIPEMAVLEVLDPETLKPIPEGEKGELVVTALSRTLMPMVRFRTGDLAIAERREGLTVLPRGVFGRTDQMVKVKGVKLYPTELAPILGGFGLDPKGFQVVLERKLEGTDKLVLRLKAEKVPPGLLEAIQKATGLKVDEVELASELEGGLVVDRRF; translated from the coding sequence ATGGACCGGATCGCCAGGCTCAGGGAGGTCATCCGCGCGGCTAAGGAACACCCTGTTTACCGGGAAAAGTTCAAAGGCGTGGACCCGGAAGGGGTCGGCCTGGAAAGCCTGGGGGAGCTTCCCCTCACCACCCGGGAGGAGTGGGTGGCCTACCTCAAGGAAAACCCCAGGCCGCCCACGGGGGCGAGCCTCATGCACCTCACCCCAAGCCCCCTCCTGGGCTGGATGCCCGAGTACCTCTCCCAGGACGACCTGCGCTACCAGGCCGAGGCCCTGGCGGAGCACTACCGCAGGCTCGGCCTCACCGGGAAAAAGGTGCTGGTAGCCTTCAGCTACCACGTCTTCGCTGGGGGGTGGCTTTTCCACCAGGCCCTCTGGCGCGCCGGGAACCTGGTCTTCCCCCACGGGCCGGGAGAGGCGGCCCGCATCGCGGAAATCGGCCAGGCCTATGGCTTTGACGTCCTGGTGACCAACCCCTCCTTCGCCCTCAAGGTGGGCCAGGCGGGGGGGCGCTTCCCCCTTCTCCTGGCCGGGGGGGAGCCCTTCACCTCCGTGCCCGGCTTCCGGGAGAAGGTGGAGGCCGTCCTGGGGTGCACTGCCCTGGACGCCTACGGCACCAGCGAGCTCGGCATCGTGGCCGGGGAGCGCCTGGAGAAAGACGGCCTCTGGGAGATCCCGGAGATGGCGGTGCTGGAGGTCCTGGACCCCGAGACCCTGAAGCCCATCCCCGAGGGGGAGAAGGGGGAGCTGGTGGTGACGGCCCTAAGCCGCACCCTCATGCCCATGGTGCGCTTCCGCACCGGGGACCTGGCCATCGCCGAGAGGCGGGAGGGGCTTACCGTGCTACCCCGGGGGGTCTTCGGCCGCACCGACCAGATGGTGAAGGTGAAGGGGGTCAAGCTCTACCCCACGGAGCTCGCCCCCATCCTGGGAGGCTTCGGCCTGGACCCCAAGGGCTTCCAAGTGGTGCTGGAGAGGAAGCTGGAGGGCACGGACAAGCTGGTCCTCCGCCTCAAGGCGGAGAAGGTGCCCCCGGGCCTCCTGGAGGCCATCCAGAAGGCCACGGGCCTGAAGGTGGACGAGGTGGAGCTCGCCTCCGAGCTGGAGGGGGGCCTGGTGGTGGACCGGCGCTTTTGA